A window from Kovacikia minuta CCNUW1 encodes these proteins:
- a CDS encoding hypervirulence associated TUDOR domain-containing protein, with translation MTDQFKEGEKVEWKSSQGKVKGEVEKKLTEPTDIKGHHVAASKDNPEYLVKSEKTGKEAAHKPESLKKIKED, from the coding sequence GTGACTGATCAATTTAAGGAAGGCGAGAAGGTTGAGTGGAAAAGTTCCCAGGGAAAAGTAAAGGGTGAAGTCGAGAAAAAGTTAACCGAACCGACTGACATCAAGGGGCACCATGTTGCTGCTTCAAAGGATAACCCTGAATACCTCGTTAAAAGTGAAAAGACAGGTAAGGAGGCAGCCCACAAACCTGAATCCTTGAAAAAGATTAAGGAGGATTAG
- a CDS encoding DUF3140 domain-containing protein → MTEDRSAVIAEFQQVVNMAPKELESWLKTRESQQVGQKNGDDESIGHQSGKRIVQLLNQKKLDYTEDDLHHMHRVISYVHRHSAQRPSGDVEHTRWRYSLMNWGHDPLK, encoded by the coding sequence ATGACAGAGGATAGAAGTGCTGTGATCGCGGAGTTTCAGCAGGTTGTTAACATGGCTCCTAAGGAGTTGGAATCCTGGTTAAAAACGAGGGAATCCCAGCAGGTAGGGCAAAAAAATGGGGATGATGAGTCGATCGGTCATCAATCTGGCAAACGAATTGTGCAGCTTTTGAATCAGAAAAAGCTAGATTATACAGAGGATGACTTGCACCACATGCATCGGGTGATCAGCTATGTGCATCGTCACTCTGCCCAACGTCCATCAGGAGATGTGGAGCATACTCGCTGGCGTTACTCACTGATGAATTGGGGGCATGATCCGCTGAAGTAA
- a CDS encoding nucleotidyltransferase domain-containing protein, whose protein sequence is MVSSLTHTLIQLPLKAVNAEIRDTIQQQLQSANANDWAASLETLEQHRLTPLVAYNLEQHGLMERLPALYEAKFRQSYQSTQKANFTLLLTLDAILKTLQAHDVSPVVWKGAALADSFYPDPGTRQMGDLDFAIAANEMRAATKAFQSLGFQPQDVMETCDAIYFENAMGVLCDVHHRVRLFEGKEGMGLTSNLSPQHLSVNALPVLEPNAMLVHLVVHMDGHFYETGPILQWIFDVAFVLRKWRDEINLERLQALMPDHPSFVLLLRIVRFLEVDFGEPVPACLADQVKTCQPLQLVKILRQRHLALWQLFDFKGWVKLALCRLGLRFPENLSYPAVADLLSLSQSLIMHQRW, encoded by the coding sequence ATGGTATCTAGTCTCACCCATACGCTGATTCAGCTTCCATTGAAAGCAGTAAATGCCGAAATTCGAGATACTATTCAACAACAATTGCAATCTGCGAACGCAAATGACTGGGCAGCAAGCCTGGAAACCCTTGAGCAACATCGACTCACTCCGTTAGTTGCCTATAACCTTGAGCAACACGGTTTAATGGAACGCCTTCCAGCCCTTTATGAAGCAAAATTTAGGCAGTCTTACCAAAGTACGCAGAAGGCAAACTTCACACTACTTCTGACACTAGATGCCATTTTAAAGACGCTGCAAGCTCATGATGTAAGTCCTGTTGTTTGGAAGGGTGCCGCCTTGGCGGATAGTTTCTATCCTGATCCGGGAACGCGGCAAATGGGCGATCTGGATTTTGCGATCGCGGCTAACGAGATGAGGGCTGCGACAAAAGCGTTCCAATCCCTTGGATTTCAACCTCAAGACGTGATGGAAACATGCGATGCAATCTATTTTGAGAATGCAATGGGAGTACTATGCGATGTTCATCATCGAGTTCGCCTCTTTGAAGGGAAAGAAGGAATGGGCTTGACATCAAACCTTTCCCCTCAACACTTGAGTGTAAACGCATTACCTGTTTTAGAGCCAAATGCCATGCTGGTGCATCTGGTGGTTCACATGGATGGACATTTCTACGAAACAGGTCCCATCCTTCAATGGATTTTTGATGTCGCCTTTGTTTTACGAAAATGGCGGGATGAGATTAATCTTGAGCGATTGCAGGCGTTAATGCCAGACCACCCTAGTTTCGTATTGCTACTGCGGATTGTGCGATTTCTGGAAGTTGATTTTGGGGAGCCTGTGCCAGCCTGCCTGGCAGACCAAGTGAAAACTTGTCAACCGCTTCAACTGGTAAAAATTCTACGACAACGCCATCTAGCGTTATGGCAGTTATTTGATTTCAAAGGTTGGGTAAAGTTAGCCCTTTGTCGTTTGGGATTACGCTTTCCTGAAAACCTCAGCTATCCCGCAGTAGCGGACTTACTATCATTATCCCAATCCCTAATCATGCATCAGCGATGGTAG
- a CDS encoding ABC transporter ATP-binding protein encodes MRNKLQRLSTQLVYIPRALKLVWTPAPGWTIAWTVLLAIQGVLPAVTVYLTGVLVNSLVKAIALGPTVDSARVLLQPALLMGGSMILSMLIEESVGWINTAQSEVVGDYIQSLVQQKSVEADLAFYESPDYYNCLEQAQSNASSRPLELMESLGYFVQNSITAISIATILVPYGLWLPLLLVLSMTPAFFVVMHFNHRYHRWWHNTTVDRRWTGYYNSMLTSGFVAPELRLFNLGHGFQAAYQALRSNLRSQKLKILRDQAFVRLGAKAAALLIGAIALVWMLWQTILGVLTLGDLALFYQAFNRGQGLMRSLLGNVGQLYQNSLFLEHLFEFLDWQPKVVEPPNPHPAPLSLVQGIRFRQVTFRYPGSETPVLDHFDLFIPAGKTIAIVGDNGAGKSTLLKLLCRFYDPEAGAIEIDGIDIRDLSLREYQNRLTVLFQFPVRYQATAAENIAVGNPSARFNDHAIQTAAIAAGAHDFITGLPKGYDTLLSKSLAEGAELSGGEWQRVALARAFLRQSPIVVLDEPTSAMDPWAESQWLERFSTMVNERTAIVITHRFTAAMRADYIYLMQKGKIAEAGTHNELLAKGGLYAAGMGRTNSNPNKNVSCLWDELF; translated from the coding sequence ATGCGCAATAAATTACAACGATTGTCAACTCAATTGGTTTACATCCCTCGCGCCCTGAAACTGGTATGGACGCCTGCTCCTGGTTGGACGATCGCGTGGACGGTACTGCTGGCAATTCAAGGGGTTTTACCAGCAGTAACGGTTTATTTAACAGGGGTTTTGGTCAATAGTCTGGTGAAGGCGATCGCCCTAGGACCAACTGTAGACAGCGCTAGAGTCCTGCTTCAGCCTGCCCTTTTAATGGGTGGCTCAATGATTCTCTCAATGCTGATAGAGGAGAGTGTCGGATGGATCAATACGGCTCAATCTGAGGTAGTTGGTGATTACATTCAATCCTTAGTACAGCAGAAATCGGTCGAAGCAGATCTCGCTTTCTATGAATCGCCCGATTACTACAACTGCCTTGAACAAGCCCAAAGTAATGCGAGTAGCCGTCCTCTGGAACTGATGGAAAGCCTGGGGTATTTTGTGCAAAATAGCATTACCGCGATCTCCATCGCTACGATTCTGGTGCCCTACGGTCTTTGGCTACCGCTGCTGCTGGTTCTGAGTATGACCCCCGCTTTTTTTGTAGTGATGCACTTCAATCATCGCTATCACCGCTGGTGGCATAATACAACAGTTGATCGGCGATGGACCGGCTACTATAACTCGATGCTAACGAGTGGATTTGTGGCACCGGAGTTACGGCTATTTAATCTTGGGCATGGTTTTCAGGCAGCTTATCAGGCATTGCGAAGTAACCTCCGCTCTCAAAAACTGAAAATTCTTCGAGATCAGGCGTTTGTGCGTCTTGGAGCGAAAGCCGCCGCATTGCTGATTGGCGCGATCGCCCTGGTTTGGATGCTCTGGCAAACCATTTTAGGTGTTCTAACCCTGGGTGATTTGGCGTTATTCTATCAAGCGTTTAATCGGGGTCAAGGGTTGATGAGATCGCTTCTGGGGAATGTGGGGCAACTCTATCAAAATAGCCTGTTTCTCGAACATTTATTTGAATTCCTTGATTGGCAACCAAAGGTTGTGGAGCCGCCCAACCCCCATCCTGCGCCCCTATCTTTAGTTCAGGGCATTCGATTTCGACAAGTTACCTTTCGCTACCCCGGCAGCGAAACTCCGGTTTTGGATCATTTTGATCTCTTTATTCCAGCAGGTAAAACCATTGCGATCGTTGGGGATAATGGAGCTGGCAAAAGCACATTGCTAAAACTTCTCTGCCGTTTCTATGACCCAGAAGCAGGAGCAATTGAGATTGATGGAATTGATATTCGAGACTTAAGTCTGCGGGAATATCAGAATCGGCTTACGGTTTTGTTTCAATTTCCGGTGCGTTATCAAGCTACAGCCGCGGAAAACATTGCGGTCGGCAATCCGTCTGCACGGTTTAATGATCATGCAATTCAAACAGCGGCAATTGCGGCGGGTGCCCATGACTTTATTACCGGGCTACCTAAAGGCTATGACACACTGCTAAGCAAATCCCTGGCAGAAGGGGCTGAATTGAGTGGGGGGGAATGGCAGCGGGTTGCTCTGGCACGGGCGTTTTTGCGCCAGTCTCCAATTGTTGTCCTAGATGAACCAACCAGTGCAATGGACCCTTGGGCAGAGTCTCAGTGGCTCGAACGGTTCAGCACAATGGTCAATGAGCGCACTGCGATCGTGATCACCCACCGCTTTACAGCAGCGATGCGAGCTGACTATATCTACCTGATGCAAAAGGGAAAAATTGCAGAGGCAGGCACCCATAATGAACTTTTGGCAAAAGGTGGGCTTTATGCCGCAGGCATGGGCAGAACAAACTCAAACCCCAACAAAAATGTTAGCTGCCTCTGGGATGAATTATTTTGA